In the genome of Pseudomonas sp. P5_109, one region contains:
- a CDS encoding HlyD family secretion protein has product MNTQAKQKVVVAVAVALAVGVLLYLAMPGLFGKRTQQNTNDAYVSADYTLVVPRVAGFIQQVLVEDSQQVKAGQLLALIDDRDLRAAAQAADAETLVARAQLQNARATLERQASVIAQAQSSVVSAKAEMAFAEHELNRYNHLAGVGAGTVQNAQQAQTRIDQASARLANATAVLAAERKQVEILTAQRDAAEGGLKRAQAKLEMASYELSYTRIVAPQDGMVGERAVRVGAYVTPGSKILAVVPLAQAYVMANFQETQLTDVQPGQAVQVRVDSLGGAALNGRVESIAPATGVTFAAIKPDNATGNFTKVVQRIPVKIVLDPGQSLAERLRVGMSVEASIDTATAKAKEVVQR; this is encoded by the coding sequence ATGAACACTCAAGCAAAGCAGAAAGTCGTGGTTGCCGTGGCCGTCGCATTGGCCGTCGGCGTGTTGCTGTACCTGGCGATGCCTGGCCTGTTCGGCAAGCGTACCCAGCAGAACACCAACGATGCTTATGTCTCGGCGGATTACACCCTGGTCGTGCCGCGGGTCGCCGGGTTTATCCAGCAAGTGCTGGTCGAGGACAGCCAGCAGGTCAAGGCCGGGCAGTTGCTGGCACTGATCGATGACCGGGATCTGCGCGCCGCCGCCCAGGCCGCCGACGCCGAAACACTGGTGGCCAGGGCGCAACTGCAAAACGCCCGGGCGACCCTGGAGCGCCAGGCCTCGGTGATTGCCCAGGCGCAATCCTCGGTGGTCTCGGCCAAGGCGGAAATGGCCTTTGCCGAGCATGAATTGAACCGCTACAACCACCTCGCCGGAGTGGGCGCCGGCACGGTGCAAAATGCGCAGCAGGCACAAACGCGCATCGACCAGGCCTCTGCGCGGTTGGCCAACGCCACGGCGGTGCTGGCGGCGGAGCGTAAGCAAGTGGAGATCCTCACGGCCCAGCGCGATGCTGCCGAAGGGGGGCTGAAGCGGGCGCAGGCGAAGCTGGAAATGGCCAGCTACGAGCTGTCCTATACGCGGATCGTCGCGCCTCAGGACGGCATGGTTGGCGAACGCGCGGTGCGGGTCGGCGCCTACGTCACGCCGGGCAGCAAAATCCTCGCGGTGGTGCCGCTGGCACAGGCTTACGTGATGGCCAATTTCCAGGAAACCCAACTGACGGATGTGCAGCCGGGGCAGGCTGTGCAAGTGCGCGTTGACAGTCTGGGCGGTGCGGCACTCAACGGTCGTGTCGAAAGCATTGCACCGGCCACCGGGGTGACGTTCGCCGCGATCAAGCCGGACAACGCCACCGGCAACTTCACCAAGGTGGTGCAGCGGATACCGGTGAAGATCGTGCTGGATCCGGGGCAATCGCTGGCCGAGCGCTTGCGGGTGGGGATGTCGGTGGAGGCGAGTATTGATACGGCCACCGCCAAGGCGAAAGAGGTTGTTCAGCGATGA
- a CDS encoding efflux transporter outer membrane subunit, with protein sequence MKIFVDRADAFASKPAPTVDRIPLWERACSRRGHQPRLTLSALLVLSLSACTVGPDFPKPETTQIAEWAKPSKPAASQAVAESMNERWWEVFHDPKLSALSQRALTDNLDLKLAGSRLQQSRAVRQVITADRYPSTAASGGYGRNRNSAEGLSDPSGHNGQSAFNLWNAGFSASWELDFWGRVRRETEAADANLEVAENDRRGVLLSVLAETAQDYIQLRGVQNTRLVTEQNLDVARHSLKLSQLRLADGVATDLDVAEAAAQVAAIESRLPALEQRQWQLINALSLLMGEPPQALAAELSTDAPVPQTPRQVAIGLPSQLAERRPDIRQAEARLHAATASIGVAKGDFYPRITLSGSIGSQAMQLSDFGSWGSRSFGIGPQFSLPLFDGGRLRGVLNLREAQQQEAAIAYQQTVLRAWHEIDDQLSAYNASQLRRDSLAEAVRQNRIALDTAQQQYVEGVVDFVNVLTVQGALLATQEQWVESSTGVSLAAVGLYKALGGGWQSVYPVAQTAQR encoded by the coding sequence ATGAAGATTTTCGTTGATCGTGCTGACGCCTTCGCGAGCAAGCCCGCTCCCACAGTTGACCGCATTCCCCTGTGGGAGCGGGCTTGCTCGCGAAGAGGCCATCAGCCTCGCCTTACTTTATCTGCCTTGCTTGTGCTGAGCCTGTCAGCCTGCACCGTAGGCCCCGATTTCCCAAAGCCCGAAACCACACAAATCGCCGAATGGGCAAAACCATCAAAGCCAGCCGCCAGCCAGGCCGTCGCCGAATCAATGAACGAGCGTTGGTGGGAAGTGTTCCACGACCCGAAACTCTCGGCCTTGAGCCAGCGCGCCCTGACCGACAACCTCGACCTGAAGCTGGCCGGCAGCCGCTTGCAGCAAAGTCGTGCGGTGCGCCAGGTCATCACTGCCGACCGCTACCCCAGCACGGCCGCCAGTGGCGGTTACGGGCGCAATCGCAACAGTGCTGAAGGTCTGAGCGACCCGTCGGGTCACAATGGCCAATCGGCCTTCAATCTGTGGAACGCCGGCTTTTCCGCGTCCTGGGAGCTGGATTTCTGGGGCCGCGTGCGCCGGGAAACCGAAGCCGCCGACGCTAACCTTGAAGTCGCCGAGAACGACCGACGCGGTGTGCTGCTGTCGGTGCTGGCCGAAACCGCGCAGGACTACATTCAGTTGCGCGGGGTGCAGAACACCCGGCTCGTCACCGAGCAGAACCTCGATGTCGCCCGCCACAGCCTGAAGCTTTCGCAGCTGCGCCTGGCCGACGGCGTCGCGACGGATCTGGATGTCGCCGAAGCCGCCGCGCAGGTGGCGGCCATCGAATCGCGCCTGCCCGCGCTGGAGCAGCGCCAGTGGCAACTGATCAACGCCCTGAGTCTGTTGATGGGAGAACCGCCCCAGGCATTGGCCGCAGAGTTATCCACAGACGCACCGGTGCCACAAACGCCGCGACAGGTTGCCATTGGCTTGCCTTCGCAACTGGCTGAACGGCGGCCGGACATTCGCCAGGCCGAAGCACGGCTGCATGCCGCCACGGCCAGCATTGGCGTGGCCAAGGGCGATTTCTATCCGCGCATCACCTTGTCGGGGAGCATCGGTTCCCAGGCCATGCAACTGAGCGATTTCGGCTCCTGGGGCTCGCGTTCGTTCGGCATCGGCCCGCAGTTCAGCTTGCCGTTGTTCGACGGTGGCCGCTTGCGCGGAGTGTTGAACCTGCGTGAGGCGCAACAACAGGAAGCCGCTATCGCCTATCAGCAAACCGTGCTGCGCGCCTGGCATGAAATCGATGACCAGTTGAGTGCCTACAACGCCAGCCAGTTGCGCCGCGACAGCCTGGCCGAAGCGGTGCGCCAGAACCGCATTGCGCTGGACACCGCGCAACAGCAGTACGTCGAGGGCGTGGTGGATTTCGTCAACGTACTCACCGTGCAAGGGGCGTTGCTGGCCACGCAGGAACAGTGGGTCGAGAGTTCGACCGGCGTGTCTCTGGCGGCCGTCGGGTTGTACAAGGCGCTGGGTGGCGGATGGCAGTCAGTGTATCCCGTGGCGCAGACGGCGCAGCGCTGA
- a CDS encoding MFS transporter: MTSLTATAPVAAAAPPVFGPRIIIGLIGVLLAVLVSGLNEMVTKVALADIRGALAIGYDEGTWLVACYTATSVAAMAFAPWCAVTFSLRRFTLCAIGLFTLLGVLCPFAPNYESLLLLRTLQGLAGGALPPMLMTVALRFLPANVKLYGLAGYALTATFGPGLGTPLAGLWTEYVGWQWTFWQIVAPCLIAMAAVAYGLPRDPLRLERFKSFNWRGVLLGFPAICMLVIGILQGNRLDWFESSLICGLLGGGLLLLVLFLAGECSQPIPFFKMQMLGIRNLSFALLTLAGVLVVLQAVIIIPSSYLAQVQGYRPVQTAPIMLLAALPQLIALPLVAALCNFRWVDCRWVLGIGLSMLALSCVGGSQLTSAWIRDDFYVLQWLQIFGQPMAVLPLLMLSTGSINPMQGPFASAWFNTVKGLSAVIATGVIEALTTARLHFHSTMLVDRLGNSPLVERDSASLAHRLHEQALVLTSSDLYLCMAGIAVTLILLIFWLPTRIYPPRAPT, translated from the coding sequence ATGACTTCCCTTACGGCCACCGCACCTGTTGCGGCAGCCGCTCCGCCCGTCTTCGGCCCACGGATCATCATCGGCCTGATAGGCGTGCTGCTGGCGGTGCTGGTATCGGGCCTGAACGAGATGGTGACCAAAGTCGCCCTGGCCGACATCCGCGGTGCGTTGGCCATCGGCTACGACGAAGGCACCTGGCTGGTCGCCTGTTACACCGCGACGTCCGTGGCGGCCATGGCCTTCGCGCCGTGGTGTGCGGTGACGTTCTCGTTGCGGCGTTTCACCCTGTGCGCCATCGGCCTGTTCACCCTGTTGGGCGTGTTGTGCCCCTTCGCCCCGAATTACGAAAGCCTGTTGTTGCTGCGTACCTTGCAAGGCCTGGCGGGCGGGGCATTGCCACCCATGCTGATGACCGTAGCCCTGCGGTTTCTGCCGGCCAATGTGAAGTTGTATGGCCTGGCCGGTTATGCCCTGACGGCGACATTCGGCCCGGGTCTGGGCACGCCATTGGCCGGCTTGTGGACCGAGTATGTCGGCTGGCAGTGGACCTTTTGGCAAATCGTTGCGCCGTGCCTGATTGCCATGGCTGCGGTGGCGTATGGCTTGCCCCGGGACCCGCTGCGCCTGGAACGCTTCAAGTCTTTCAACTGGCGCGGTGTGCTGCTGGGTTTTCCCGCCATCTGCATGCTGGTGATCGGCATCCTGCAAGGCAACCGCCTGGATTGGTTCGAATCCAGCCTGATCTGCGGGCTGCTCGGTGGCGGGCTGTTGTTACTGGTGCTGTTTTTGGCCGGCGAGTGCTCGCAGCCGATACCCTTTTTCAAGATGCAGATGCTCGGCATCCGTAACCTGTCTTTCGCCCTGCTGACCCTGGCGGGCGTGCTGGTGGTGTTGCAGGCGGTGATCATCATTCCGTCCAGCTACCTGGCGCAGGTCCAGGGTTATCGCCCGGTGCAGACCGCGCCGATCATGCTGCTGGCGGCGCTGCCGCAATTGATTGCGCTGCCGTTGGTGGCGGCGCTGTGCAACTTTCGCTGGGTCGATTGCCGCTGGGTGTTGGGCATCGGCCTGAGCATGCTGGCGCTGTCGTGCGTCGGTGGCTCGCAACTGACGTCCGCGTGGATTCGTGACGATTTCTACGTGCTGCAATGGCTGCAGATTTTCGGCCAGCCCATGGCGGTGCTGCCGCTACTGATGCTGTCCACCGGCAGCATCAACCCGATGCAAGGGCCGTTCGCATCGGCCTGGTTCAACACCGTCAAAGGCCTGTCGGCGGTCATCGCCACCGGGGTGATCGAAGCGCTGACCACGGCACGCCTGCATTTTCACTCGACCATGCTGGTCGATCGCCTCGGCAACTCGCCTCTGGTCGAGCGCGACAGCGCAAGCCTTGCTCATCGCCTGCATGAGCAAGCGCTGGTGCTCACTTCCTCTGATCTTTACCTGTGCATGGCGGGCATCGCCGTGACCTTGATCCTGTTGATTTTCTGGCTGCCGACGCGGATCTATCCGCCGCGCGCACCGACCTGA